GGTGCTGGCCATCGGCATGACCACCCACTCGCACGTCTCGGGGCTCGTGCACGACACGGTCGAGGCGTACGAGCTGGTGACCGCGCACGGCGAAGTCCTTCGCGTCACACGCGACGGAGAGCACGCCGACCTCTTCCGCGCGCTCCCGTGGAGCCACGGCACGCTGGGCTTGTTGGTGGCGCTCGAGCTGCGCGTGGTCCCGGCCCCCACACACGTGCGCTTGGTGTACCGCCCCTTCTTCGACCTCGACGAGTACTGCCGCGAGCACGAGCGCCTGCTCCGCTTGGACTCGCCACCGTTCTTCTTGGAGGCGCAGGTCTTCGGTCGCCACCGCGCCGTGATCCTCGAGGGCTACCTGGCCTCTCCGGAGGAAGTGGCGAGTGGCCGGCTCCCCATCAACGACGTGAACCACTGGCGCAAGCCCTTCTTCTTCAAGCACGTGGAGAGCATGCTCGCGCTCCCCGCGGGCGTTCGGGTGGAGGAGCTGGTTCCGACCTACTCGTTCCTCATGCGGCACGAGCGCAGCATGTGCATGACGCTCGGGCAGCTGCTGCCCACTGCCAACGAGAAGTGGTTCCGCAACACGCTGGGCTGGACGCTGCCGCCCAACCTGCGCGTGCTCAAGTCGCTGCGGCCCGAGGGCGAGCGCGAGCGCGCGCTGCGCAAGCAGGTCTACCAGGACTTCGCGTTCCCGGCCGAGCACCTGCGCGAGATGCTGGACCACGTGGACCAGACCTTCGAGATCTACCCGTTGCTCGTCTATCCGTGCCGCGTGGTGGACCGTGGCGGCATGGTCCGCGTGAAGGGGCAGCATGGTCAGCCGTGGGACCAGCAGGAGCGCAGCGCCCTCTACTTGAACTTCGGCATCTACGGGTTCCCGCGCGCCATCCGCGAAGGCGCAGAGCAGTACCCCACCATCACCAAGGTGCGCGAGCTAGAGGCCATGGTGCGCGAGCGCGGCGGCTTCCTGCACACGTACGTGGACGTGCTGAGCACCGAAGCCGAGTTCGAGACCATGTTCGACCACGGACTCTGGCGGCAGATGCGGGTGCGCTATGGCGCGGAGGGCGTGCTGCCGACCATCTTCGAGAAGGTCCGCCCCGAGGTCGACGTGACGGGGTTCTTGGCGGAGGAGGAAGGCTGGATCCGCGGGCAGTAGCGCGCCGCGCTACTCCCTCGTTTGGGGAGAGGACGTGGCCCGGGATGTAGTGACAAGCTGGGCATGATGCGGCCCGTCCGAGTAGCAGGCTCCGTGCTAGCGCAAACGCCAACGAGCGGCCGCGCGATCAACTGTATCGATATCCTGGCGACCGCGCTGCGCTCTGGCTGGCTCGTGGGGGTGGTTTGCCTGTTTGCCTGCTCGCCCGTTGCAGAGCCACCAATGGTGGACGCGGGCACCTGCATGCAGGCGATCGATTGCGACGATGGCTCGTTCTGCAATGGAGAGGAGCGCTGTGCGCCGGATGCGGCATCCTCCGACGCCAGCGGATGCGCGGCGGGTACGCCCCCATGTCCGCTACCGCTGATTTGCGACGAGTACGCTCGCACGTGCACGGAAGCCTGTGGCGTGCGGGATGCCGACGGGGATGGGTTCCTCTCCATTTCATGTGGAGGCAACGACTGTGATGACGAGGATCCTCACCGCTTCCCGGGAAACATCGAGGTCTGTGACGACGGGCTCACCCGACAGCGCGATGAGGACTGCGATCCGACCACGTTCGGGTTTCAGGACGCAGACGCTGATGGTGAGGTCTCCGCGTCGTGCTGCAATACCCGGGCAGACGGCACCCTTTTCTGTGGGAGCGACTGCGATGACCGAAGCATCCTGCGTCGCGCCTTCCAAGTGGAGCTCTGCGACGTGGTGGACAACGACTGCGACGGCGTGGTCGACGAGCAGACCATGAGCGTGGAGTGGTATGCGGATGCCGACGGCGATGGGTTCGGCGAAGCCCTAGCGAGCATGTCTAGCTGCACCCCCGTGCCCAGCCACAGCCTCTCGCCGAGCGACTGCGACGACAGCGAGGCACGGCGGCACCCCGCGCAGCTCGAATTGTGTGACTTGGTCGACAACGACTGCGACTCGCGGGTGGACGAAGGCGGCAGGTGTGGAGCCGTGGTGACGCTCGACGCCTCAGGGGGGAGCGCGTATCTCTCGCTCGAGTCGGGGCTCCGCGCGTCGCTACACGTCCCCGTGCATGCGCTCTCTGCACCGGTCATCGTGTCCATGCGCGAGATGACACCCGCAGTGCTTGCCCCGCTGCCCTCAGGCTTCGGAGCGGTGGGGACTGCGTTGGTGCTCACGCCGTACGGGCTCCAGTTCGACGTGGCCATCGCTGTCGCGCTCCCCACGCTCGGCGATGGCGAGACCATCTTGGTGTTGGACAACGAGACCGATGGGACCTGGACGCTCCTCGCCACGACGCGAGCAGGAGGCGTTGCCACCGGGACCCATGACAGCTCGGGGATCTATCTTCTCGCGGCACTGGTTTGCGTCCCCACGCTCGAGATCTGTGACGGGCTGGACAACGACTGCGATGGCCTCATCGACGATGGAGTGTGCGCGTGATGCGTTTGCCGGTGTGGGCGCGAAGCGTGAGGGTTCTGAGCCCCTTGCTCGCCAGCCTGTCCCTCTTGCTCGGGTGCGGAGACGCGGCCGAAGGCGCGCCTGACGGTGGCGTCCGGACGCTCTGCCGCGGGCCTTCAGACTGCAGCGATGGGATGTTTTGCAACGGGGCGGAGCAGTGCCGCCCCGGCGTACTCGGGGCTGACGAGTTCGGCTGCGTCCCCGCCACGAACCCGTGTGGCGTGCGCCTTCGCTGCGACGAGGCAGATCTCCAGTGTGAGAACGACTGTGTTGGCCCATCCGACGCCGACGGCGACGGCCACGATGCGTCGTGTGTGGCGGCGACGACTGCGACGACTCAGACCCAGAGAGGTTCCCCGGCAACATCGAGGTGTGCGACGGAGGCCCACGAACGCGACGCGACGAGGACTGTGATCCCATGACGCTGGGGAACCTGGACGCCGATGGCGATGGAGACGTGGCTGCCGCATGCTGCAATCCGTCACCGGCGGGCGACCTCTGTGGGTTGGACTGTGACGACGGGAGCGATCGGCGCCGGTCTGGCCAAGTGGAGCTCTGTGACGAAGTCGACAACGACTGCGACTCGCGCGTTGATGAGCAGACCCAAGAGGTGCCATGGTTCCCGGACACCGATGGCGACGGCTTTGGCGACCCGGACGGCGCGGTGCAGAGCTGCTTTCCGGTGGCGGGCAGCAGCCTCCTCGGGACGGACTGCAACGACGTGGACGCGCAGGTGCACCCAGGTCTCATCGACATCTGTGACTCGGTCGACACGGACTGCAACGGCGTGGTGGATGACGATCCCCTGTGCGCGGAGTCCGTGGTGGTGCCCAGCGAAGGGGCCACCCTGTCGCTCACCACGACCGGTGGCGTTCACATCGTCGTCGAAGTGCCGGCGGGAGCGGTGCCGGCGGGGACACGGGTGGCTCTCGGAGCAGCGACCAGCGCCTCCGTAGCCAGCCTCAGCGCGGTCGGGACGCTGGAGGATGTGCCCTTCGCGGTCACTCCGCTCGACACCGCCTTCACGCTTCCGTTGCGCATCACGGTCACCACCGGCGGCGTCGCGTCGCAGGTGTTCTACTCCGTGTCGCTCTCCGACGACATGTGGGACGCCGTGCCAGTTGCTCTGAGCGGCGGCATCCTCAGTTTTTCCACGCGCACGTCGGGCGTGTTCACGGTCGTGCGACCGGCATGCACGCCAGCGATCGAGACGTGCGATGGCGTCGACAACGACTGCGACGGACTCGCCGACGAGGGTGGAGTCTGCGCGACCGACGGCGTGTTTAGGCCCGATCCGGTCAGCTGCCCCACAGCCGACGCGGGGGCCGAGACGGTCTTCCACGTGGTGTCGCTGAACGTGCCCACGTTGGACGCCATCGATGGTGGCACGGCAGCAGGGCACGACCTCGACGCTCGCGACAGCACCTGTGGCACGCCGGACTTCGTTGGCCGGGCGGACAACGCGATGGTGGGCCTGGCGGACTCCCTTCACGGCATGGGGCCGTGGCAGCGCTTCTCGCTGCGCAGGGCCTTCACGGAAGCCGTGGCGTGCCGGGACGGCGACACCGCGTGTCACCCGCTCCGCATTCGGGTGCGTGTGCGCCCGGGTGCTGGCTGTGCCGAGCTGCGCATGGAAGACGCCGAGACCGGGGACCCGCTCACCTCGCCGTTCGGTGTGTCGGTGGCGGCGTCCGGGCGCATCACCGGGGCCGCCGAGTCGCTGTCCCTGCCCCTCTCAGTGCGAGCGGGGACGTCGAGCGCCACCGTAGACATCCTACTCGAGCGCGTCATGCTCACGGGCCAGCTGAGCGCAAGCGGCATTCGCGCGCTGACCATCGGCGGTGTGTGGGAAGGCAGCAACGCTGAGTCGGCGCTCCGTGCGGCTGCGCCCGCGCTCTTTCTCGACGACGATGCGACCCCCACCATGGTGGGAGCGGCGGTCGCGTCGCGTCTGGATCTCGACACGCCTGCGGGCACCTGCGCAGGCCTCTCGGTGGGGCTCGTGGGGGAAGCCCTGCCTTGGAACGAGGCGCTGTGTTCTCCCGGCGAGTTCGAAGCCACGCCACCTTCGGGCGGCAGTCCCCGCACGTGCAGCCCGTGTCCACCAGAGACGTTCTCCGACCGCCTCAACGCGAGCACGTGTCAGATGTGGCGCGGCTGCCCGGACGGAACCCTCGTCACCCGCGTGCCCACCGCGAAGCGCGATAGGGTCTGCGGCCCGTTCCAGTGGGCGCGGGCTATCGCCGCCGACGTTGTGCATCGGGACAACGGTGCGGCGGGGCCCTACGCCGTCGCGCCCGGGCTGCTCGCTGGCGTCGTCACGTCAGGGGCAGTCCCAGAGATCCGCGTCGTGGATGAGTCGGGGACCGTCGTCCAGCAATGGACCGTAGCAGGCGCGATCCTCGACGAATTCGAGTGCGCCGTGGACGGCAGTGGGCGGACGCTGTTTGGCGGCGCGTACGTGGCTGGAGCGTTCGCGAGTGACCTCGACGGCATCGTCCGTGCGTTCGACGAGTCTGGCACTCAGATGTGGGGCGCTACCCTGGCGCACTTCCCCTCCGGTGTTGCGTTGCCTCCGCCGACGTCCGCCGAGCGGGTCCGCGGCGTCGCGACGGCTTCAGACGGTCGCGTGGTCGCGGTGGGCACAGCCGAAGGGCCGCTAGGGCAAACCTCCACCAATGTGGCACATCACTTCGCTCGCGCGCTCTTCGACACAGGACTGACCGCGTGGACCTACGAGGATGCGACCTCGGCCGTGCCCACCAGCGTGGCCTTCAGCCCGACCGGTGGGGTGTGCTCCGCAGGGCAGACGCAGCTGGCGTTCGCAGGGCAGACACTGACCGGGAACCGCGATGGCTTCGTGCAGTGCCTCTCGTCGACCGGCAGCCTCCTCTGGACTCGGCTCTTCGGCGCACCAAACACCACCACGTTGGGTCAGGTCGACGTTACGGATCTGGTTGTGTCCGCCAGCTCGGTGTACGTCGTGGGCAGCGTTCGCGGGGCGTTTGCAGCGAACACGAGCGCTGGGGGGAAGGACGCGTTCTTGGCACGCTTGAGTCTCGGCGATGGCACTGTGACGTGGGTGCGTCAGCTCGGTTCCTCGGCGGACGACGTGGCTACCGCGGTCGAGCTCCACCCCGACGGGCGCGTCTTCGTTTTGGGCTACACCGGCGTCGCAGCGACAGGGGCCCCAGAGTTTGGCGCTCTCGATGGCTTCGTGCTGGTGAGCGACCCGAGCGGACACGCCACCGCGCTCCACGCGTTCGGCACTCCCTCCTCCGAGCGCACGTCGGGGCTGACGTTCGACGAACAAGGCGACCTCGTCATCATGCTCGCGACCTTCGGTACACTGCACGGCGTGGCGACCAGCGCCTCGGGACAGGTGTTCGCCGCTCTTCCCACCCTCGAGGCGCCGTGACATTTGGCTGCTCCATCTCCAGTGCTCGCTCGGGTGGGAACAAGAGCGCGGTTGCGCTCTTGATCAGCCTCGCGTTCTGCCCTCTGCTCGGCGCGGGGTGTGACGAGACCCAGGTCGTCCCCCCGTCCGGCGATCCTCTCTGCGTTGCCCCCGCAGACTGCGATGACGGCATCTTCTGCAATGGCCAGGAGGCATGTCTCCCAGGCTTTGCGCTGGCCGACGACTTCGGGTGCGCCCCGGGACCGGCTCGATGCGCGCAGGGCGAGGCGTGCGCCGAGGAGGACCAGACGTGCGCGGTGGATTGTGCCGGGGTGGCGGCCGACCACGACGGCGACGGAGTCATCGCCG
This sequence is a window from Sandaracinaceae bacterium. Protein-coding genes within it:
- a CDS encoding FAD-binding oxidoreductase is translated as MKNDSRLEAWVEQHRELLLISSVLPLGKAYSVVESFERKRNAPDPAAHDARVSRVAREVKQYADKRAREGAAAVGPLRTDRKPNASLNTRATDKSRASKVQMGDLRAILGVNRERGTVRVEPFATTGEVATYLDAQGLQLEATIEMEDATLGGLVLAIGMTTHSHVSGLVHDTVEAYELVTAHGEVLRVTRDGEHADLFRALPWSHGTLGLLVALELRVVPAPTHVRLVYRPFFDLDEYCREHERLLRLDSPPFFLEAQVFGRHRAVILEGYLASPEEVASGRLPINDVNHWRKPFFFKHVESMLALPAGVRVEELVPTYSFLMRHERSMCMTLGQLLPTANEKWFRNTLGWTLPPNLRVLKSLRPEGERERALRKQVYQDFAFPAEHLREMLDHVDQTFEIYPLLVYPCRVVDRGGMVRVKGQHGQPWDQQERSALYLNFGIYGFPRAIREGAEQYPTITKVRELEAMVRERGGFLHTYVDVLSTEAEFETMFDHGLWRQMRVRYGAEGVLPTIFEKVRPEVDVTGFLAEEEGWIRGQ
- a CDS encoding putative metal-binding motif-containing protein; protein product: MRDADGDGFLSISCGGNDCDDEDPHRFPGNIEVCDDGLTRQRDEDCDPTTFGFQDADADGEVSASCCNTRADGTLFCGSDCDDRSILRRAFQVELCDVVDNDCDGVVDEQTMSVEWYADADGDGFGEALASMSSCTPVPSHSLSPSDCDDSEARRHPAQLELCDLVDNDCDSRVDEGGRCGAVVTLDASGGSAYLSLESGLRASLHVPVHALSAPVIVSMREMTPAVLAPLPSGFGAVGTALVLTPYGLQFDVAIAVALPTLGDGETILVLDNETDGTWTLLATTRAGGVATGTHDSSGIYLLAALVCVPTLEICDGLDNDCDGLIDDGVCA